The proteins below are encoded in one region of Oncorhynchus nerka isolate Pitt River linkage group LG15, Oner_Uvic_2.0, whole genome shotgun sequence:
- the mrps16 gene encoding 28S ribosomal protein S16, mitochondrial codes for MVRLSSFLLKTYHGGHIVIRLAMAGHQQSNRPFYRIVAAYNKRARDSKYIEQLGSYDPLPNIYNEKLVSFNSDRIKHWMGCGAHPTKPVAKLLGLAGFFPLHPMTVTEAERRRALAEQAEGAAPEEGVKQQEL; via the exons ATGGTCCGTCTAT CatccttcctactgaagacataCCATGGAGGACACATTGTCATCAGATTGGCAATGGCTGGCCACCAACAGTCTAACAGACCTTTCTACCGCATTGTGGCAGCTTACAACAAGCGAGCACGAGACAGTAAATACATAGAACAGCTAGGCTCTTATGACCCCCTGCCAAACATCTACAATGAGAAACTGGTCAGTTTCAACTCCGACCGGATCAAGCACTGGATGGGCTGTGGTGCACATCCAACGAAGCCTGTGGCCAAACTTTTAG GACTTGCTGGGTTCTTCCCCCTGCATCCCATGACGGTAACAGAGGCAGAGCGTCGCAGGGCCCTGGCAGAACAAGCAGAAGGAGCAGCTCCGGAGGAGGGAGTTAAGCAGCAGGAACTATGA